A section of the Centroberyx gerrardi isolate f3 chromosome 8, fCenGer3.hap1.cur.20231027, whole genome shotgun sequence genome encodes:
- the specc1la gene encoding cytospin-A: MKKTVRPVVSKVSGERGKTEATATGGTGKPAAKTSSTAPLSKVKSNDDLLAAMAGGIPTANSGVTKTKRTTSTGTTASNPDSKPKTTSGTSAKRTTSSTSKEPNSSRDRLRTSRTSVSKKQSVSGTVQGDVASGKRSRSQVLAESEGRMSKSKSDGQISDKVALEAKVKDLLGLAKSKDVEILHLRSELRDMRAQLGLGGKEAPPQEEAGEEEKPQVSAITAADVESTLILLQEQNQAIREELNLLKSENRMLKDRLNALGFSLEQRLDGSDKLFSYPSLSPDLATCSGQSDGAGTGTLTSSVEGSAPGSLEDLLTGHQHGGSADNLDSESSEVYQAVTSSDDALDAPSGASSSSESESAPSRERSRRGSSGNASEVSVACLTERIHQMEENQHSTAEELQATLQELADLQQITQELNGENERLGEEKVILMDSLCQQSDKLELYGRQIEYLRSLLDEHHMSYVLEEDIKSGRYMELEQRYVDLADNARFEREQLLGVQQHLSNTLKMAEQDNAEAQEMIGALKERNHHMERIMESERQDRSAMVAALEEYKAAVSSDQAELSRCRSQLDQERQKVAELYSIHNAGDKNDICQLLEGVRLDKEEAEAKAAKMKEELAHAHNDVARLQETFSKLDREYRDFQEQVQQQMADQERGLEKRRVELQEKETEIADMKETIFELEDEVEQHRAVKLHDNLIITDLENSVKKLQDQKHDMEREIKILHRRLREESLEWRQFQADLQTAVVIANDIKSEAQEEIGDLRRRLQEAQEKNEKLSKELDEVKSRKQEEERGRVYNYMNAVERDLAALRQGMGLSRRSSTSSEPSPTVKTLIKSFDSASQGTPQCECPPSNGATVAPTAPAAPLPRTPLSPSPMKTPPAAAVSPIQRHSITGSMSAAKPLSSLSDKRPSYTDITMPAEHLLRGTSASRPPSVLQRVSNMDSTKAISVSRRSSEEIKRDMSAPDGASSTSLMAMSAASSQLSLSSSSPTASVTPTARSRLREERKDPLSALAREYGGSKRNALLKWCQKKTEGYQNIDITNFSSSWNDGLAFCAVLHTYLPAHIPYQELTSQEKRRNFTLAFQAAESVGIKSTLDINEMVHTERPDWQSVMTYVTAIYKYFET; encoded by the exons ATGAAGAAGACAGTCCGGCCAGTGGTGAGTAAGGTGAGTGGAGAGCGAGGGAAGACGGAGGCCACTGCTACAGGAGGCACGGGAAAGCCTGCAGCCAAGACCAGCAGCACAGCACCCCTCTCTAAG GTGAAAAGCAATGATGATCTGTTAGCAGCAATGGCCGGAGGGATTCCTACAGCTAATAGTGGTGTCACCAAGACCAAGAGGACCACCTCCACTGGGACCACTGCTAGCAACCCAGACAGCAAGCCAAAGACAACATCAG GTACCTCAGCCAAGCGTACGACATCCTCAACTTCCAAGGAGCCAAACTCATCACGGGACCGTCTGCGGACATCCAGGACCTCAGTCAGTAAGAAGCAGTCGGTGTCAGGGACTGTGCAGGGAGATGTGGCCTCAGGGAAGCGCTCTCGCAGCCAGGTCCTAGCGGAGTCTGAGGGCCGTATGAGCAAGTCTAAATCGGATGGCCAGATCAGTGACAAGGTGGCTCTGGAGGCCAAGGTCAAAGATCTGCTGGGTTTGGCTAAGAGCAAAGATGTGGAGATCCTGCACCTCCGCAGTGAGCTGAGGGACATGAGGGCCCAGCTTGGcctgggagggaaggaggcgcCTCCGCAGGAAGAAgctggggaggaagagaagccCCAGGTTTCAGCCATCACAGCAGCTGACGTGGAGTCCACCCTGATTCTCTTACAGGAGCAGAACCAGGCCATCAGAGAGGAACTGAACCTGTTGAAGAGTGAGAACCGCATGCTAAAAGACCGGCTCAATGCGTTGGGCTTCTCCCTGGAGCAGAGGTTGGATGGCTCTGACAAGCTGTTCAGCTACCCCTCCCTGAGCCCAGACCTGGCAACCTGCAGCGGACAAAGTGATGGCGCGGGCACAGGTACGCTGACCTCCTCAGTGGAAGGCTCTGCCCCAGGCTCCTTGGAGGATCTGCTGACAGGCCACCAGCATGGAGGCTCAGCCGACAACCTAGACAGCGAATCCAGTGAGGTCTACCAGGCTGTCACCTCCAGTGATGATGCTCTGGATGCCCCTTCTggagcctcctcttcctctgagtCGGAGAGCGCACCCAGCAGAGAGCGCTCGCGGAGGGGCAGCAGCGGCAATGCCAGCGAGGTATCAGTGGCCTGTCTGACAGAACGCATCCACCAGATGGAAGAGAACCAGCACAGCACCGCCGAGGAGCTCCAGGCCACGCTGCAGGAGCTGGCCGACCTGCAGCAAATCACCCAGGAGCTGAACGGGGAGAACGAGCGGCTGGGCGAGGAGAAGGTCATCCTCATGGACTCCCTGTGCCAGCAGAGCGACAAGCTGGAGCTCTACGGCCGACAGATCGAGTACCTGCGCTCCTTGCTGGACGAGCACCACATGTCCTACGTGCTGGAGGAGGACATCAAGAGCGGCCGCTACATGGAGCTGGAGCAGCGCTATGTGGACCTGGCAGATAACGCCCGCTTTGAGAGAGAGCAGCTTCTAGGGGTACAACAGCACCTCTCCAACACGCTGAAGATGGCTGAGCAGGACAACGCCGAGGCCCAGGAGATGATTGGAGCGCTGAAGGAGAGGAACCACCACATGGAGCGCATCATGGAGTCGGAGCGACAGGACCGGTCGGCCATGGTGGCTGCCCTTGAAGAATACAAGGCGGCAGTGAGCAGCGACCAGGCGGAGCTGAGCCGCTGCAGATCCCAGCTAGACCAGGAGAGGCAGAAGGTGGCCGAGCTGTACTCGATTCACAACGCCGGGGACAAGAATGACATCTGCCAGCTGCTGGAAGGAGTGCGGCTGGACAAGGAGGAGGCCGAGGCCAAGGCTGCTAAGATGAAGGAGGAGCTGGCACACGCCCACAACGACGTCGCCAGACTGCAGGAGACTTTCAGTAAG CTGGATAGGGAATACAGAGACTTCCAAGAGCAGGTGCAGCAGCAGATGGCAGATCAGGAGCGAGGGCTGGAGAAGCGGCGCGTGGAGCTGCAGGAAAAGGAGACGGAGATCGCTGACATGAAGGAAACCATCTTCGAGCTGGAGGATGAGGTGGAGCAGCACCGAGCTGTCAAACTCCACGACAACCTCATCATCACAGACCTCGAGA ACTCTGTGAAGAAGCTGCAGGACCAGAAGCACGACATGGAGAGGGAGATTAAGATTCTTCACCGGAGACTGAGG gaGGAGTCGTTGGAGTGGCGTCAGTTCCAGGCTGATCTGCAGACGGCTGTTGTCATTGCTAATGACATCAAGTCGGAAGCGCAGGAGGAGATTGGAGACCTGCGGCGCCGGCTGCAGGAAGCCCAGGAGAAGAACGAGAAGCTGAGCAAGGAACTGGACGAGGTCAAGAGCCGCAA gcaggaggaggagcggggcaGGGTGTATAACTACATGAATGCGGTGGAGAGGGACCTGGCAGCGCTGAGGCAGGGGATGGGCCTCAGCCGgcgctcctccacctcctcggAGCCCTCGCCCACCGTCAAAACGCTCATCAAGAGCTTCGACAGTGCCTCACAAGGTACCCCACAATGCGAGT GCCCACCTTCCAACGGTGCCACTGTGGCTCCAACAGCCCCTGCTGCCCCGCTGCCACGCACCCCCCTCAGCCCCAGCCCCATGAAGACCCCCCCAGCAGCTGCCGTTTCACCCATACAG AGACACTCCATAACTGGGTCTATGTCAGCAGCCAAGCCGCTCTCCTCTCTGAGCGACAAGAGGCCCAGCTATACAGACATCACCATGCCAG CTGAGCACCTTCTCAGGGGAACCTCGGCCAGCCGCCCTCCATCTGTCCTCCAGAGGGTCTCCAACATGGACTCCACCAAGGCAATCTCAG TGTCCCGCCGCAGCAGCGAGGAGATAAAGAGGGACATGTCGGCTCCAGACGgggcctcctccacctccctgatGGCCATGAGCGCCGCCTCCTCCCAgctctccctgtcctcctcctctcccaccgcCTCTGTCACTCCCACAGCACGCAGCCGCCTAAG ggaggagaggaaggaccCTCTGTCGGCACTGGCCAGAGAGTACGGAGGCTCCAAGAGAAATGCTCTGCTCAAGTGGTGCCAGAAGAAGACTGAGGGCTACCAG AATATCGACATTACGAACTTCAGCAGCAGCTGGAACGACGGCCTTGCGTTCTGCGCTGTGCTCCACACCTACCTGCCGGCCCATATCCCCTACCAGGAGCTCACCAGCCAAGAGAAG AGGAGAAACTTCACTTTAGCTTTCCAGGCTGCAGAGAGCGTGGGGATCAAATCCACTTTG GACATCAATGAGATGGTGCACACGGAGCGGCCAGACTGGCAGAGTGTCATGACCTACGTCACAGCCATCTATAAGTACTTTGAGACCTGA